CCATATATGATATCGGAACCTTACGTATCCATGGCTCAGCTGAGCGATTATCTGGCGATGCGCAGGGAGGCGATTTTACAGGCGTGGCGCGCGGCGGTGGATGCCGATGCGAAACAGACCACGGCATCCATGCTCACCCGCACTCAGTTCAATGATCACATACCCGGCATCCTGGATGCCTTTGAACGCAGGTTGCGTTCGGAGCCTGGGGAGAAAGCCCAGCAAGCGGAGAAAGCGCAGGAGGTGAAGCATGGTATCACCCGCTGGCATCAAGGCTACCGGTTACAGGAACTCATGCGTGAGTGGGGACATCTGCAGATGTGTCTGCTTGAGGAGCTCAAGGGCTTTGGCGTGGCGTATCCGGATTTTGAACGCGATGCGCTGGCGGAGGCCGGGCGCCACCTCGCCGTGTTGGTCAACGAGGCCATCAGTGAAAGCGCCGCGCAATACGAGCACATGCAGCAGGAGGAAGCGGCCAGCCATATCGATGATCTCATGGGCACGCTCACCAGCGTCCTCGAAATCGAGCGCCGCCGGTCCACGTTGATTCACCAGGCCGTGCACGACCTGGGGAATAATCTGAACAGTGTCGGCATGACGGCTTATTTGCTGGGCGATAAAAAAATCGCCGAAGCCGATCGCGTAGAGTTCGCGGATATCCTGCAGCAAGGCGTGCGCTCGGCGTCGGGCATGCTCGGCGAACTCATGCAGCTCGCGCGACTCGAAGCCGGTCACGAGCGGCGCGAGATCAGTGCGTTCGATGCGACCGCATTGATCGATGAAATCTGCGATCTCAATCGTGCCGTCGCGCGCGAACGAAATCTTTTCCTAGAGGTGGATCCGTCGCCACCGCTCCCCGTCGAGGGCGATCCGGGCAAGGTGCAGCGGCTGGTGCAAAACCTCATCCGCAACGCGCTCAAATACACCGAGCAGGGTGGCGTGCGCATCAGCCGGGGTGAAAAGGAGGACAGCTGGTGGGTCAGTGTAACGGACACCGGCCCCGGTTTGCAGGCCGGCACTGATGCGCCGCTTTTGAACGAGATGAAGAAGGCCACGGAGATCGCTGCGGAGACAGAGGGCAAATCACCGGGTGTGACGGATGACGATTCCGGCACGCCTCGTAGTGGTGCGGGCGCAGTTTCCGCGCCCAAGCGATCGACTCGACTGCCTTCGGGTGAAGGTATCGGACTCTCCATCGTAAAACGCCTGTGCGATCTACTGGATGCGAGCCTCCAAGTGACCAGCCCCGCTGGCCGCGGCACAATGTTCAAAATCGTGTTCCCGAAACGGTATTAAGTTTCCCCAGCTTTTTTGGGGGCTCAACACCAAGGAGCGGGGGGCGTGAGCCTGCGTGAAAGTTCAGCGAGCCAACTGAAGGTGAAGGCCGTCTATGGTGCGCAGCGATGATCGTGATTTTTCAATAATGATTTTCGTTCGCCTCGGCGCCCGCGGTTTTTCAACTTCGCCGCCCGTGGCTTCCGTCGTTCGTTCCCCTCATTCTCTATTCTGGAAATTTCAGATCGGCGGCTGGCTGTTATTCGTTCCACTCGCCACTGGATTTGCCCTGGTGGCATTCAATGACCCGGGGCAGATCGTGCTGACGGGAGTCATCCGACAGGTTGTTTCCTTCGGATTGACGCTCGCCCTCTGGTGTTTCTATCGCCGCTGGCCGGCGGATACTTTCAGGCTCGCTCCGCATATCGCGCAAATTGCGCTCGCCTGCACCATCGTGACCGCAGTCGACACAGTGCTGGTGGAGATCATTCGTGCGACGTTTGCAATGGAGCCGGCTTCGCCACTGGCCCAACGCGGTTCCGTGCCTCTGCGACTGTCCATCTACCTCGCCTGGTCATCGCTTTATTTTATGATCCGCCAGGAACTTGAGACGCGTAATCGCGGGCTTCGACTGGCGCAGATAGAACTGGCCGCCCGTGAAGCCGAACTCGCCTCGTTGCGTGCCCAGGTGAATCCCCACTTTCTGTTCAACGCCCTTAACTCCATCCTCGCCGAGTGTGGCGACAAGGCACCTGCCGCCCGCGCGATTACACGTTCGCTCGCCGATTACTTGCGCGCCTCTTTGTTGCAGCGCGACCATCACGCTCCGCTCGGTGAAGAGGTGGATTCAATCGCCGCCTACCTCCGGGTCGAACAAGCGCGTTTTGAGGAAAAACTCATATACTCTTTCGCGATCGAGCCTGCCGCTCGCGAAGCCTTGGTGCCGCTTACCGTGTTGCTTCCGCTGGTCGAGAACGCCGTGAAATACGGGATGCGCACTTCGCCTCCGCCTCTGCGAATCGCCATCACCGCCACGCGTCGCGAAGACGTTCTCACCTTGACCGTGGAAAACTCGGGCCACTGGTTCGAGCCGCGTCCGGGGGCCGCCGACTCCACCCAGATTGGTCTGGCCAACCTGCGTCGCCGGTTGGCACTGCTCCATGGCGATGCCGCTGCGCTCACCATTCATCCTGACGCGCACCAAGTGAGGATCGTAGTGACGCTTCCGGTCGCCCCATCCGGAAAATAATCACGCTGACCAACGACGACCTCATGCCTGCCGCCACTCATTCCGCAGCTCCCACCGCCGAACCTCTCAACGTTCTCCTCGTCGATGATGAACGTCTTGCCCGTAAATACCTGCGCGAACTTTTGAGCGAGCAGGCCGGAGTAAGCGTCATCGGCGAGGCCGACTCGGTTGCCGCCGCTGCGGAACTCGCGCGTCAACTCCGGCCCGACGTCATCTTCCTTGATGTGCAAATGCCTCCCGCGAGCGGCTTCGATCTGCTCCCGCTGCTTGATCCCGCGCCGGTGATTGTTTTTGTCACGGCGCACGACGAATTCGCGGTGCGCGCATTTACGGTCAGTGCAGCCGACTACCTGCTCAAGCCCGTCGCCACCGATCGGCTGGCACTCGCGCTTCAGCATGTGCGTAACCGCCTCAATGTGCCGGCGATCGTTCCCTCTGAGTCGGCCACACCTTTTGCTTTGGGACTCGATGACCCGCTGATCCTGCGCGATTCGGGCCGGCTTCGTCGTGTGCGTGCCCGGGACATCGCAGCGTTGGCGGGCGAGGGAAGTTACACCCGTGTTTATCTGTCCGACGAGCGTTCGATGCTCGTGTTGCGTCGCATGGATGCGTGGGAAACGATGTTGCCCGCGCCGCCGTTTTTGCGCGCCGAACGCTCGCTGATTGTGAACTTGGAACGGGTAGACAGCCTCGACATCCGTTCACGGGATGAAGGCGTGCTGCGACTGGCGGCAGATGGCGCGCCCGCTCGGGTGCTCGGTCGCGTTGCGCTCTCGCGGCTTCGTGCGGCGTTGCGCATGTAGGCATGCCTGGAAAATAGGTATAACGCCCCGGTGGGAAAATAGTGTCCGAAGCGGTGATGGTCGTTTCGTTGAAGATTCAGCCGGTTTCATGGAAGCGGACTTATAAAGCGGCGCGATGCACCGCTAAGGGTTGCACCTTCACTTATGAAATACCGTTCCACCTCGATTTCCTTTCTTCGAATCGCCGCTGTTTGCGCCGCGCTTTTTACGGGCTCGAATGCCTTCGCCGTGATTCTGGTAAACCTGACGTTTGATCAAAACAGCGTGCAGCTCGGGACGACTGGCACCTTTACCATTTCGGGCAGTGCCACGAGCGGCGGCAGCACCAGCAGTAATGGTTGGCAGACCTACAGCAACGGTGCTCCTGGAAATTTGGTCCAATGGCTTAACGTATTCGTGGTCACGGAAAGCCTGCCCGTAGGTGTTACCATCGGCAGCCAGACGTTCAACCCGAGTATGGTGGGGAGCAACCTCGTCAACCTCGGCGGTTCAAATAATTTTCGTCTCGCGAGTCCGAGCACCAACTATGGATTTTCGGACGTGTTGCAGATTGGCAATGGCACGACCGACCAGATCTCCGGCACTTTTATCCTGAGCGGCAGTGAGACGGGTATCGATTCGCTCACCGTGGCCGATTTCAATATGAACATCGGCAACGTGACCGTGACTGCCTCGGCCGTGCCCGAGCCCGCCACGTATGGCGTTCTGGCAGGCGCTGCCGTTCTCGGACTCGCGTGCATCCGTCGTCGTCGGACCGCTTGAGAACTTCGCAGCGTTCCAAGCTAAGAAAGTATCTTGTTATCAACCGCCGCGCGCAGGCGGTTGATTATCACCTGATCCGTCGGAGATTTCAGACAGGTGAAATCTGGCAGTCGTCTATCCTGCTTTCTTGAAGAGACCACTTACGGCGCGCCAAAGACGGTAGATTTGGAAGCCGCAGGCGCCCGGCAGCGTAGTGCGTTGGGCGAGTTTTTTATTAAGCTGAGTAACTCTAGTTTGGAGCAGGGCGATGGGGTGGGTGGCTGCGAGCATTCCATCGATAACGTTATTTTGCAGTAATTTGACCCCGATGCGGGTGGGATCTGTTTCCAGTTGGATTTGGATTTCCACCGCTTTGAGAATCTGGCCGCCGTCGGTCGGAGGAGCCTGCAGGCCGATGACGGAATCAGCGTTGCCCTTGATGAAGGCAAAGTAGTGCGCGTGCTGAATCGGGAAGGCGTTGTGAACGATAAACGTTTTTTCGCGCAGGAGTTTTCCGCTGAGCACGCACTCTTTTTCCGGATGGTCCCAGATCCAGCGCACCTGCACGAGTTCCACCACGGCCGAGAGACAGGCGATGCGGAGATTCGTGGCGGATGAAAGGCGCGGATTGTCCAAGGGAAAGCGCACCGTCTGGAGAAGACGGGAACTGGCGGAGATAGTTTGGGCGATGACGCCCGCCACTTCCGGTCCGGAGAATTCCAGCCGGGCCAATTCATCGACTTGATTGCTCGCCGCCGGTGTGGCGGCGGCGTGGGTGGCCGCTTCTTTGACGAGAACCTCCGCATAGCCGATCAGGTTTGCGACGAGCCGGGTGTAGTCGCTTGTGCACGAGGTATAACGCAACGGTCCCCCGCGATAAGGCAGCGGATCGTGGATGATCACCGGGGTGAAGGACGGGATCTGCTCCATGTAGCTCGGTATCCGTTCGTAGAAACGTCGGGAGAAACCTTCGAAATCGGTTTTAAGTTCCTCCAAGTGGGCGAGGTAATACGACGTGTTGCCCCCACGGTGGGAGCTCCGGTAAGCCTCCTGCAGGCTGAGGATGGCGATTTTCGAGCTATAGTGACCCGCAGACCGCAGCGAAAAATGTGCGTAATCAAAGCCGGGCCAAAACGTATGGGGCGGTTCCTGGTTTGAACTGAGGATAAAGTGATTTCCATGGGTCACGCAGGTTCCGGGCTTTCCGGCCAGCGCGCGCGGCACGACGGCCTTCACCAGATAGCGTCGCTTATCCAGCGTGTCATGTTCGTAGGGCTCTTCCGCCAACCGATGTTGGATACGCTCCACCGGATTGATGACGGACGGGTCGTCCGACGGACGCACTTGATAGGTCTGCCAGCCCACCTTAAGGAATCCGGTGGAGTTGCCGGCCTCGGGCAAAGGCAGGTGATCGCCGTCGCAGCGGATCAGCTCGTCGGCGTCGAGCAGCAGCACCCAGTCGGCTCCGTGTTCGTTGACGGCGAGGTGCATCAGGCGCGTCATTTTTTCGGCCTGGAATTTCCCTAGTGACGGATCGTTCTCGACCACCAGCGGCAGACCTTCGGCGACTAACCGGGAGAGAATGGAGGAGGTGCTGTCCGTGCTGCCGTGGTCCAGCACGATCAGCTTTTGCAGGTAGAACAGATTGTGACGGACGAAGGCCTCAATGATGTCCTCTTCATTTTTCGCGCAGGTCACTCCGATGATTGTCATTTGAAGGGGCTGATCAACGTGCGCACTCCGGTGAAGGCAATTGTTTACCGGCATGCGCCGCGGGAAGGTCACTTGGTGATCATCTGCAATCACCTTGCCTTCATCGTGCGTCGGGCCAGACAGGAAACTTCAGTTCAACCCTGACCATTTCCGATGCCAATCCCGCCTCCGATTCCTTCGCCCGCGACGACGCCTCCGCCGCTTTCATTTCAAGACGAACTCGCGCTGCGCATGTCGCAACCTCTGTTGGTCGAAGGCCGGCCGCTGGCCGGCACCGAAGGCATGACGCTCGGTGACGTCGAACTCGACGTGCTGAAGGGCGGTCGATTTGTGCGCTACTATTGGAACATCTCGGTCGTGGTGCTGAGCTTTCGCAACAGCACGGCTCTGACCTACGTCCGTTCTGATCGCTCCGCCGGAATGGGCGCACTAGGCTGGGGCACGGTTTCCCTCTTCTTTGGTTGGTGGGGGTTTCCCTGGGGCATCGTCCATACCCCGCTCAGTCTCTGGCACAACACCCGCGGCGGGTCGGATCACACGCATGAAGTCCTCAAGGCCTATCTCGGCGACGACCACTCGAACGAAATCATCAAGCAGGCGCCACGACGCAAAGCGGACGCCGCGCTCTGGATACTGCGCGGGCTCGTGTTGAGCTTCGTGGCCATGATCGCGATCTTCATCTATCAGGTCGCGAATGCGTGATAAGACGCGTGAGGTGAACGCACGGTTCATCATCGTGCGGGCGACACGTGGAGCTCCCTTGTCGTTGGCGGGAGTTAAAGAACTCCCCGCAGATTATTGAAAAAAAGCGTCCACCGGCAGGCTCTCTTTGTGACGCTCCAGCTTGAGTGTCCGGCGTATGAAAGCGGGAGCGCGACCCGTATAACGAGAGACCTTGTCCAACGCCGAAGGCGGACGGGTGTTCCACTGGATGAGAGCGCGGATTTTTCGTTCGACTTCGTCCGCCTCGTCGAGCGTGCGGCAACGGGTCATCAGCGCGTAGGGCGAGGTCATCAGGTTGTTGGTCGTGGCGAGGTGCTGACCAAGGGCGGGCTTTTCCGTCCAAGTCTCGAATTGTGGAAGCCGTTCGGTCTCACGCACGCCTTGGAGGTGACGGATTTTTTCGGTGCGGGATGACACGCCCCGGATCTTGATCAATAGGGATGCGTCGTAGTTTTTCCAGTTGAGCGCGAGAGGGCCGTAAGGCTCGGACGAGCCGTAGTAATGCGCAGCCAGGTCGATGACGTCGAATTCGGGGCCGTGCATCAGATGGATGAATCGTGCCCAGCCTGCGCCGACCAGCCGCGCGGCGCATTCGAGCAGGCAAGGGCCTGACTCGTCCACGCGCAGCTCGGCATGGAAGGGACTGCGACGGAGTCCAGAGGCGACGATCATGCGTCGCGTGTAATCAGCGATGAGGGCGAATTCAGGCGCGGTGAAAGGGATCTGGTCGGTGCGCAGACAGACGATTTCCTGCTGGTCGGTCTCGGCGTAATGAGTGCGACCGACGTCGATGATCGAGACATTGCCCTCGGCATCGATCTGGCCGTTGCAGTGGTATTCGTGGCCTCCGATGAACTCTTCCAACAGCACCGTGCCGGCGCGGGTGCGCAGCCAGTAGTCCTCAATCAGGGAAGGGGGATCGTCGGCGGAAAAGATGCCGACATTCATGTTGGCGGCGCCGTCGTTGGGTTTGAGGACGAAGCGGGCGAGCCGGTTTTGTCGGACGATGTCGAGCGCGTGAGCCGGGGAGTTGGCCAGCTCGGCGTAGTTGATTCGCAAGCCCGGATCGGTCGCGCGCAGGTGGGATTTCAATGCGAATTTATCACGGAAACGGCGCATGATCGCCGGTTGCACCCAGTCCAAGCCGAGGCCCTCGGCAAGTGTGACCGCGTTGGAGACCGTCATCTCACTATGAGGGATGATCGCGCTGATGGCGTGGTGCCGGCGCAGATGCTCGATGAACCGTGGGAACGCATCCGGCGTGGCGACATAATGCGCGGCGATATAATCCTTCGACCATAATTCGGGATGGAGCCGGGCGGATGAAGGCACGTTCGCCGTAGTGGTGTGGAAGCATACCGCGCGCGCACCGAAACGGCGATGCATGCGACGGATGAAGTCCAAGGCATAGCCGCCGGTGGGGTTTTGGATGAGGTATTGCATCGATGAGAAAGAGAAGGCCTGCCTGCGCCCGAGGACGAATTGTGAGCGGAGGACACTGCGTTGTGTTTATTCGCAGGCAATCCCGAGGTGCAGGTTGCGGATGACGAACTTGGCCGATGGCCGTTTTTTGAGAGTGCTTCGATTGCCTGATGGAACCATTTCGCCGGCCGGCGGTCGCGGCGATGTGACTTTCGAATCCTGGATGATTCTCATCAGCGGCCTGCTGCTTCTTATGGGGCTTTCCACGGCTTACGTGAGCCGTTGGCCGTTCACGGGCACGATGGTTTACTTATGTATAGGTGTGCTGCTCGGTCCGGTTGGCTGGGGCATTCTCCAGTTGGACCCGCACCGGCAGGTTTCCCTTTTTCTACATGCATCGGAGGTAACCGTGGTAATTTCTCTCTTTACCGTCGGTTTGAAACTCCGACTTCCGTTGCGCGATCCGCGCTGGGGGCCGGCCGTGATGCTCGCCTTCGGTTCGATGACGGTGACGGTGGGACTGATCACCGTGACGGGGATGTGGGCGCTTAATCTACCACTTGGCGCCGCAGTGTTGCTTGGCGCGATCCTAGCACCCACCGATCCCGTGCTCGCTTCGGACCTGCAACTCAAGCATGCGGGCGATCGATCCGAACTGCGGTCGGCACTGACCGGTGAAGCCGGCTTTAATGATGGCACCGCATTCCCTTTTGTCATGCTCGGTCTCGGGCTGCTAGGCCTTCACGATCTCGGAGCGGGCGGTTGGCGTTGGTGGGCCGTGGATGTGATCTGGGCGGTGGGCGGGGGACTCGGGATCGGAGTGGCGATGGGCTATGGCACCGGTCGTTTGATTGTCCATCTGCGTAAACGCGAACGCGAAGGTGCCACGCTGGACGAGTATCTCTTGCTCGGATTGATCGGGGTCTCGTATGCCGTCGCCGTGAAACTTCACGCCTATGGTTTCCTGTCGGTATTTGCGGCGGGAGTCGCTGTGCGCGCGATTGAAAGGCAAGGCCCCGGCACACGACGAAAAGGCACCGGCAAGGAAACACGACAGACCGAGCCGTCCAAAGTCGAATCCGCGAACCCGGCGGCGGCGATGTTGTCGTTCAATGAACAGTTGGAGCGAATTCTGGAAGTCGGCATGGTGGTGCTCGTGGGCGCGGCCTTGCTGGTGGTCGGGCTCTCAACACATGCGCTCTGGTTTGTCCCGTTGTTATTCTGCGTGGTGCGTCCGCTGGCGGTCTGGCCATTGGTATGGCTGCGCAAGTTTCATCGCAAGCAGCTCACGGGCATCATGTGGTTTGGGATCCGCGGCATCGGCTCCATTTATTATCTGATGTATGCGATCGATAAGGGATTGCCGCCGGATCTGGCGCGACCGTTGGCTGCGTTGACCTTCACCGTGGTGGCCGCCTCCATCGTGTTGCATGGCATCTCGGTTACTCCGCTGCTGAACCGCTTGCAGCGAAGACCGCGAACCTGATTCTGGATTACGGCAGGGAGACGTCGTTCTGAAAATGGATGCGACCTAGGTTATTTCTTGGGCTCGGCCTGTATATTCGAACACTGAAGAACTGATGTTTTCGACTTTTACTTAGTCTCGCTCCGACGGTTTCATAACTATTGTTCAGTTCGCTTTACCCCGAAAAAGACACCCAAACTATGTCCGCCTCCGTCTCCACGGTTTCACCTTCGTTGCCGCCTTGGGCGCTCGGTCCCTTTGTCCGCCCTGACAATGCCCGCCCTTTGATCCGCCCCAACGCCGCCTCATGCTTCGACTGCCCGTTGAGCCGGAAGCCAGTCGCGTGGGAGGCGCGCCACACTTTTAACCCCGCTGCCGTGGTTCATGAGGGGCGCGTGGTAATTCTTTACCGCGCCGAGGACGACCAAGGCCCCGGCGGCATTGGTGGCTACACCTCGCGCCTCGGTCTCGCCGTCAGCGACGACGGCGTCACTTTTCGCACCGAACCGCAGCCGGTTTATTTTCCCGCCGAAGACGCGCAAAAACCCTTCGAGTGGACCGGCGGTTGCGAAGACCCGCGCCTCGCCACCGGCCCCGACGGCACCTACGTGCTCACCTTCACCCAGTTCCCCGGCCGCAATCCCGTCGGCGGCAACTTCCCGTGGCGCGTGGGTCTCGCCACTTCGCGCGACCTGCGCACGTGGACGAAGCACGGCAGCGCCTTCCAAGGCACGCCCCACGAAAACCTCCGCATCAAATCCGCCGGCATTCTCCAGACGCTCGACCACGGCCGCCTCGTCGCCGCCCGCGTGCGAGGCAAATACTGGATGTATTTCGGCGAGTCGTTCGTGAGCATCGCCTCCTCGGACGACCTCGTGCACTGGACGCCGCTCACCGACGCGCACGGCGCACCGCTTCAGATCATGCGCCCGCGCGCCGGCTGTTTC
This portion of the Rariglobus hedericola genome encodes:
- a CDS encoding sensor histidine kinase; the encoded protein is MAQLSDYLAMRREAILQAWRAAVDADAKQTTASMLTRTQFNDHIPGILDAFERRLRSEPGEKAQQAEKAQEVKHGITRWHQGYRLQELMREWGHLQMCLLEELKGFGVAYPDFERDALAEAGRHLAVLVNEAISESAAQYEHMQQEEAASHIDDLMGTLTSVLEIERRRSTLIHQAVHDLGNNLNSVGMTAYLLGDKKIAEADRVEFADILQQGVRSASGMLGELMQLARLEAGHERREISAFDATALIDEICDLNRAVARERNLFLEVDPSPPLPVEGDPGKVQRLVQNLIRNALKYTEQGGVRISRGEKEDSWWVSVTDTGPGLQAGTDAPLLNEMKKATEIAAETEGKSPGVTDDDSGTPRSGAGAVSAPKRSTRLPSGEGIGLSIVKRLCDLLDASLQVTSPAGRGTMFKIVFPKRY
- a CDS encoding sensor histidine kinase translates to MIFVRLGARGFSTSPPVASVVRSPHSLFWKFQIGGWLLFVPLATGFALVAFNDPGQIVLTGVIRQVVSFGLTLALWCFYRRWPADTFRLAPHIAQIALACTIVTAVDTVLVEIIRATFAMEPASPLAQRGSVPLRLSIYLAWSSLYFMIRQELETRNRGLRLAQIELAAREAELASLRAQVNPHFLFNALNSILAECGDKAPAARAITRSLADYLRASLLQRDHHAPLGEEVDSIAAYLRVEQARFEEKLIYSFAIEPAAREALVPLTVLLPLVENAVKYGMRTSPPPLRIAITATRREDVLTLTVENSGHWFEPRPGAADSTQIGLANLRRRLALLHGDAAALTIHPDAHQVRIVVTLPVAPSGK
- a CDS encoding LytR/AlgR family response regulator transcription factor, with translation MPAATHSAAPTAEPLNVLLVDDERLARKYLRELLSEQAGVSVIGEADSVAAAAELARQLRPDVIFLDVQMPPASGFDLLPLLDPAPVIVFVTAHDEFAVRAFTVSAADYLLKPVATDRLALALQHVRNRLNVPAIVPSESATPFALGLDDPLILRDSGRLRRVRARDIAALAGEGSYTRVYLSDERSMLVLRRMDAWETMLPAPPFLRAERSLIVNLERVDSLDIRSRDEGVLRLAADGAPARVLGRVALSRLRAALRM
- a CDS encoding PEP-CTERM sorting domain-containing protein, whose translation is MKYRSTSISFLRIAAVCAALFTGSNAFAVILVNLTFDQNSVQLGTTGTFTISGSATSGGSTSSNGWQTYSNGAPGNLVQWLNVFVVTESLPVGVTIGSQTFNPSMVGSNLVNLGGSNNFRLASPSTNYGFSDVLQIGNGTTDQISGTFILSGSETGIDSLTVADFNMNIGNVTVTASAVPEPATYGVLAGAAVLGLACIRRRRTA
- a CDS encoding glycosyltransferase family 2 protein, whose protein sequence is MTIIGVTCAKNEEDIIEAFVRHNLFYLQKLIVLDHGSTDSTSSILSRLVAEGLPLVVENDPSLGKFQAEKMTRLMHLAVNEHGADWVLLLDADELIRCDGDHLPLPEAGNSTGFLKVGWQTYQVRPSDDPSVINPVERIQHRLAEEPYEHDTLDKRRYLVKAVVPRALAGKPGTCVTHGNHFILSSNQEPPHTFWPGFDYAHFSLRSAGHYSSKIAILSLQEAYRSSHRGGNTSYYLAHLEELKTDFEGFSRRFYERIPSYMEQIPSFTPVIIHDPLPYRGGPLRYTSCTSDYTRLVANLIGYAEVLVKEAATHAAATPAASNQVDELARLEFSGPEVAGVIAQTISASSRLLQTVRFPLDNPRLSSATNLRIACLSAVVELVQVRWIWDHPEKECVLSGKLLREKTFIVHNAFPIQHAHYFAFIKGNADSVIGLQAPPTDGGQILKAVEIQIQLETDPTRIGVKLLQNNVIDGMLAATHPIALLQTRVTQLNKKLAQRTTLPGACGFQIYRLWRAVSGLFKKAG
- a CDS encoding ATP-grasp domain-containing protein; translation: MQYLIQNPTGGYALDFIRRMHRRFGARAVCFHTTTANVPSSARLHPELWSKDYIAAHYVATPDAFPRFIEHLRRHHAISAIIPHSEMTVSNAVTLAEGLGLDWVQPAIMRRFRDKFALKSHLRATDPGLRINYAELANSPAHALDIVRQNRLARFVLKPNDGAANMNVGIFSADDPPSLIEDYWLRTRAGTVLLEEFIGGHEYHCNGQIDAEGNVSIIDVGRTHYAETDQQEIVCLRTDQIPFTAPEFALIADYTRRMIVASGLRRSPFHAELRVDESGPCLLECAARLVGAGWARFIHLMHGPEFDVIDLAAHYYGSSEPYGPLALNWKNYDASLLIKIRGVSSRTEKIRHLQGVRETERLPQFETWTEKPALGQHLATTNNLMTSPYALMTRCRTLDEADEVERKIRALIQWNTRPPSALDKVSRYTGRAPAFIRRTLKLERHKESLPVDAFFQ
- a CDS encoding cation:proton antiporter, encoding MLRLPDGTISPAGGRGDVTFESWMILISGLLLLMGLSTAYVSRWPFTGTMVYLCIGVLLGPVGWGILQLDPHRQVSLFLHASEVTVVISLFTVGLKLRLPLRDPRWGPAVMLAFGSMTVTVGLITVTGMWALNLPLGAAVLLGAILAPTDPVLASDLQLKHAGDRSELRSALTGEAGFNDGTAFPFVMLGLGLLGLHDLGAGGWRWWAVDVIWAVGGGLGIGVAMGYGTGRLIVHLRKREREGATLDEYLLLGLIGVSYAVAVKLHAYGFLSVFAAGVAVRAIERQGPGTRRKGTGKETRQTEPSKVESANPAAAMLSFNEQLERILEVGMVVLVGAALLVVGLSTHALWFVPLLFCVVRPLAVWPLVWLRKFHRKQLTGIMWFGIRGIGSIYYLMYAIDKGLPPDLARPLAALTFTVVAASIVLHGISVTPLLNRLQRRPRT
- a CDS encoding glycoside hydrolase family 130 protein, translating into MSASVSTVSPSLPPWALGPFVRPDNARPLIRPNAASCFDCPLSRKPVAWEARHTFNPAAVVHEGRVVILYRAEDDQGPGGIGGYTSRLGLAVSDDGVTFRTEPQPVYFPAEDAQKPFEWTGGCEDPRLATGPDGTYVLTFTQFPGRNPVGGNFPWRVGLATSRDLRTWTKHGSAFQGTPHENLRIKSAGILQTLDHGRLVAARVRGKYWMYFGESFVSIASSDDLVHWTPLTDAHGAPLQIMRPRAGCFDSEFTEVGPPPLLTEHGIVLVYNGKNRDHAAGGDPKLPTGAYACGQALFDKDDPTKLLTRLDRPFFQPELDWETAGQYEAGTTFAEGLVFFEGRWLLYYGCADTFVGCAQTSA